A genomic stretch from Hemibagrus wyckioides isolate EC202008001 linkage group LG02, SWU_Hwy_1.0, whole genome shotgun sequence includes:
- the prr12b gene encoding proline-rich protein 12 isoform X2, with protein sequence MDRNYPGAGFGELGAGTGWSYERSAKASLMYGSSRSSHPDSELLHRQAYATPHPLQGYATNHHPGSSGQAGAWGAAGRSLGLSGLFDAGLHHASPSGPDASVMNLISALESRGPQPPPSASSLLSQFRTPSWQTAMHTPAPAELFISSALPGSGSFPSSSALSAYQHPASFSGRSFSGVTPSLSLQDTPTFSPTSNGLLSPHDPLLHIKTPSQSSLGFDRLLSSQSAAAYRGAQEPSSGSQPQASTSSSARHLPPPQFNLLSSQLQEQSSHLYNASVFSSTPAPSQPPIPQERAIPRQDSVIKHFQRPSPAPSQIPSSTSHPLQHYLSCGASGYQQISHHRHGGMNCSPLGDQSPSSDPKPSPRSDQVYRPIVQPAYSTSSTSSSAVSGGGIGKSGKSSSSSSGYSSSSSSSSRTPHTPPSASSTTSSSSTSSNPTASSSASSAPSRQQPPPQSAPQPPPPPPPPLPVSSSSTQQPPPKPCLSTYGSPVAPVKPTSCLSGQTPPQQHSQSYSPSQPPPSHLSQPYGGFSSPQAQEISSGPGGSGKGFGGLGATGRSFSGDGVYGSESGYGSLPPSLGGAGSPSMGYDGTGHSPALIGSGGGTGSTSSGTGSTGGNSTANSSNSVAGGGAGGSYHLPDSSRSPSINSAIIRPGLHSPAPTHPAQSPGGTGSNKYLSSVLSPNFLASPQGYSDTRAAPQQAQPYHSAPHKSKSETDMLGIERSQEEDEDDDDFLIQHLLHSQSPAPHSSQHHSQQQPSQVNSQQPSAQPQSMSQSREETKGMSAYELNKASEERYQLQSVIRTNNANNNSGPGTVNTAGQGTGPGTSQESQLEISLKKQQTKIDRTVSGAGASGGRGGIDSIPHSHQHAPHTHQHDSLGSVVHYGRGDSYGHQTHQHHSSHSSHTQHSQHPQHSHPHSLSHAHVEVKKATDSSELPYIRKPPDLQQQRSQTSLSHMDSPPDQTQQSQQTHLLQSVLSHSTHSKMDTQQVPQPTPHPMSQQALMGPSGGLGTGSGGSVETQSQASQLQLQLQSQSMESHYGCEAQRNQSQSSQNSVSQLEMLERSLSRTNSRDGAGPTERIVGGDGGANDHQRPQQQLQQQHRMPPHHQTHHPQQTPSELHDFLNESNLNMSAPSHLHHMASHHGHPHSHHQPQPHRHHQHSHQHSRHMPTNTGPIQPQAQPREPEPQISQPQLDQLKDNQFDTESSVVKTTQNQGQNQQQQQQRFMPLTSICFPDSLLQDEDRSFFPAMEDMFCSEDYKPSCAGVGGTGQGDQDIVSEARVNVQDGIESVKAGGGAGGYDMMGHHGDQGYGQYCHSLSESDSGTMHLDLDSLKTHELPSTVNTEQLGLIQSQAPGMGMGVTGSNVDGTGTKIMGNSGVGSVSGTGGLISPIFCSSRPKKLLKTSSFHLLKQRRDPNAQPQSKKTYAQEYEFEDDEDKADVPADIRLNSRRLPDLLPDLVSSCRKSSGGSGVGGLSPLMGDLDFCNPSGYSSLGPPPQLLPHDGPKKRGRKPTKPKREGPPRPRGRPRIRPLPEPPYCRGLMGHGAGESRRGRGRGRGRGRKDDLMLEMHRDINKGQNYQQPHQQAPHLHHQQQLQQQHIQQQHLPQHHLHHHSQPQQHLHPQQQHMHQQQHLHTQHHQHLHQQQTQIQQQHQPQQQYQEPIKPIKIKLPLPSMPSSESLLRTDSLSSTDPVLSDGSVGSAPSLGLSPGPTSALDMNRTDLNCGQDKMKQKDEETEDKPSELKSGFITSFLDFLKTEKKPPSGPLHLDGSSPVDEPSVKGGIRPLSPPPPPPPPPTPPPFGETEGEGGLALSNCPSPCKRLDEELKRNLETLPSFSSDEEDSVSKNQDLQKSISSAISALYDTPHSLAALPPPPTPSPPASQAPPLNTPPPPADSETFPELETRMMAHELHTHTEMNMQERARTPEEEDEPIEDEGPEELEEERLQKVDDDEDGGEEENIVQSGGEDMEKEDDAEETEEFCVTDASNVDDSSSVPPLAPAPPSPPSLSPSPPTSSSPSPLPPPLLSIPSPLPAPEEDSPQPQPQQPPPPQPQPYQAPLLHQSLPPSPSPPALPSPSPPPPTLPPSATPPPSSSPPLPMELPHPSPPSPPTPEDAPVPQITSLHLAKKQDNAAIAGESEEEDSESGGEGIFRERDEFVVRTEDIGTLKLALQTGREPPPIWRVQKALLQKFAPEIKDGQRQFCATSNYLGYFGDAKMRYQRLYVKFLENVNKKDYVRVCSRKPWHRTGVALRRQSLAKPPPTIRSQTPPRVEREEREKARERERQREREQHEQRERERVKERERKEREKEREKEAEQREKEKQEKEKEWEVEREREEREREKQREKEREKQKEKEREKERVREREKQQEKEKEKEREREKQREREREKERQKEKEKEREKQQEKEREEKEREREREREKEKKLQERQNQEKLERRGAVERGRVREDKRGGAGGEKRAEKARSRTVKVKAEPPPKKRKKWLKEVPSSESDSSPSASEDEGSVRSVMNSRAMREMFRSYVEMLVSTALDPDMIQALEDTNDELYLPPMRKIDSILNEQKRRLLRRVTMNAQHQEALHMYPQMSADALESGMVKVRLGGEGYNRKTLNRVKKSLPKQQDLKLSTEMCRIYSLYHSLHHYKYHTFLHCKKETDSIEQAADDPGQEEVVQQCMANQSWLETLFNSFIELLTLSNKL encoded by the exons atggacaGAAATTATCCTGGCGCAGGATTCGGTGAGCTGGGCGCCGGGACGGGATGGAGTTACGAGAGGTCGGCCAAGGCGAG TCTGATGTATGGGAGCTCCAGATCCTCCCATCCGGATTCCGAATTACTCCATCGTCAAGCTTATGCCACACCACACCCCCTGCAAGGCTATGCTACTAATCACCACCCAGGCAGCTCTGGACAGGCCGGGGCATGGGGGGCGGCAGGGCGGAGCTTAG GTCTTTCGGGTTTGTTTGATGCTGGGTTACACCATGCTAGCCCCTCAGGGCCTGACGCATCAGTCATGAACCTGATCTCTGCTTTGGAATCCCGAGGTCCACAGCCTCCCCCATCTGCCTCCTCTCTCCTTTCTCAATTCCGTACCCCATCATGGCAGACTG CAATGCATACCCCTGCCCCAGCTGAGCTTTTCATCTCCAGTGCTTTGCCTGGATCTGGTTCATTCCCATCTTCCTCGGCCCTGTCAGCATACCAGCACCCTGCCTCCTTCTCTGGCCGTTCATTTTCTGGTGTGACACCTTCACTGTCTCTCCAGGATACGCCTACATTCAGCCCTACCTCAAATGGCCTGCTATCACCCCATGATCCTTTGCTACACATCAAAACACCGTCCCAATCCAGCCTGGGCTTTGACCGTCTTCTCTCCTCACAAAGTGCAGCAGCATACAGAGGAGCACAGGAGCCTTCAAGTGGTTCTCAGCCTCAAGCATCTACATCATCCTCTGCCCGCCACTTACCTCCCCCTCAATTTAACTTGCTCTCCTCCCAACTTCAAGAGCAGTCCTCCCATCTGTACAATGCTTCTGTATTCTCTTCAACACCTGCACCCTCACAACCACCTATCCCACAGGAAAGAGCAATTCCACGGCAAGACAGTGTGATTAAGCACTTCCAGAGACCTTCCCCTGCACCGTCCCAGATACCCTCGTCCACATCACATCCCCTGCAACATTATCTTAGCTGTGGAGCATCAGGCTATCAGCAAATCTCGCACCATCGGCATGGTGGAATGAACTGTAGCCCCCTTGGTGACCAAAGCCCATCGTCTGACCCCAAGCCCTCACCTCGATCAGACCAAGTGTACCGCCCCATTGTACAGCCTGCATATAGCACTTCCTCAACATCCTCATCAGCTGTGTCTGGTGGTGGTATTGGGAAATCAGGAAAGAGCTCTAGTTCAAGCAGTGGCTACTCGTCCTCTAGCTCTTCCTCATCTAgaactcctcacacacctccttcagctTCCTCTACTACTTCATCCTCCTCCACTTCTTCTAACCCGACTGCTTCATCTAGCGCCTCCTCTGCTCCTTCGAGGCAACAACCTCCTCCCCAATCTGCACCACAACCCCCTCCGCCACCTCCTCCACCACTCCCTGTTTCCTCCTCTTCAACGCAACAGCCTCCTCCTAAACCCTGCCTTTCCACGTACGGCTCTCCTGTGGCTCCTGTTAAACCCACCTCTTGCCTCTCTGGCCAAAccccaccacaacaacactcaCAATCATATTCACCAAGTCAACCTCCACCATCCCACCTCTCCCAGCCTTATGGGGGGTTCAGTTCTCCACAGGCACAGGAAATTAGCTCTGGTCCTGGTGGATCAGGAAAAGGGTTTGGGGGTCTTGGAGCGACAGGACGTTCATTTTCAGGGGATGGGGTATATGGATCTGAATCAGGATATGGTTCTTTACCACCCTCACTTGGAGGAGCAGGAAGTCCTTCAATGGGCTACGATGGTACGGGACATTCACCTGCCCTAATTGGATCTGGAGGTGGTACAGGTTCGACAAGTAGTGGAACTGGCTCAACAGGTGGTAATTCGACAGCTAATAGCAGTAACAGTGTTGCAGGTGGAGGGGCTGGAGGATCATACCACCTTCCTGATTCCAGTCGTTCACCTTCAATTAACTCCGCAATCATTAGACCTGGACTGCACTCCCCTGCACCCACTCATCCTGCACAGTCTCCAGGAGGAACTGGGAGTAATAAGTACCTATCCTCAGTTCTTTCTCCTAATTTTTTAGCTTCTCCACAGGGTTACTCAGACACACGGGCAGCACCACAACAGGCACAGCCTTATCATTCTGCACCACACAAGAGCAAGTCAGAGACTGATATGCTTGGCATTGAACGATCCcaagaggaggatgaagatgatgatgattttttaaTACAGCACCTTTTGCACTCCCAAAGCCCAGCCCCTCATTCATCTCAGCACCACTCTCAGCAACAGCCATCACAGGTAAATTCCCAGCAGCCATCAGCACAGCCACAATCTATGTCACAGAGTAGGGAAGAAACAAAGGGAATGTCTGCCTATGAACTGAACAAGGCATCTGAGGAACGCTACCAACTACAAAGTGTCATTCGCACCAATAATGCCAATAATAATAGTGGACCAGGAACAGTAAACACTGCTGGACAAGGAACTGGTCCAGGAACTAGCCAAGAAAGTCAACTGGAAATATCTCTAAAGAAGCAGCAAACAAAAATAGATAGGACAGTATCAGGTGCTGGGGCAAGTGGAGGACGAGGGGGAATCGATTCAATCCCTCACTCTCACCAGCATGCTCCGCACACTCACCAACATGACTCCCTTGGCTCAGTGGTCCATTATGGAAGAGGGGACTCCTATGGCCACCAGACACACCAACATCACTCTTcacattcttcacacacacagcactcacagcaTCCACAGCACTCTCATCCCCATTCCTTGTCTCACGCTCATGTAGAGGTCAAGAAAGCTACTGATTCATCAGAGCTCCCTTACATACGAAAACCTCCAGATTTGCAGCAGCAAAGGTCCCAAACTTCTCTTTCCCACATGGATTCACCACCTGACCAGACTCAGCAATCTCAGCAAACTCATCTTCTACAGTCTGTCCTTTCTCATTCCACACATAGCAAGATGGACACTCAACAGGTCCCCCAACCAACACCACACCCTATGAGTCAGCAGGCCTTAATGGGACCAAGTGGGGGCCTTGGAACTGGAAGTGGTGGGAGTGTGGAAACCCAGTCACAGGCCTCTCAGCTTCAACTCCAACTCCAATCCCAGTCTATGGAGTCCCACTATGGATGTGAGGCACAGAGAAACCAAAGCCAGTCAAGTCAGAATTCAGTCTCACAACTCGAAATGCTTGAACGATCACTCTCTAGAACAAACAGTCGTGATGGCGCAGGACCCACTGAGAGAATTGttggtggagatggaggtgctaATGACCATCAAAGACCACAGCAACAGCTTCAACAGCAGCATAGAATGCCTCCACATCACCAGACCCACCATCCCCAACAAACACCTTCTGAACTCCATGATTTCCTGAATGAGTCAAATTTGAACATGTCAGCCCCTTCACATCTGCATCATATGGCTTCTCACCATGGACACCCTCATTCCCACCACCAACCACAGCCCCACCGACATCACCAGCACTCCCACCAGCACTCTCGCCACATGCCAACCAACACTGGACCAATTCAACCCCAGGCCCAGCCCAGGGAACCAGAACCTCAAATTTCCCAGCCACAGCTAGATCAACTTAAAGATAACCAGTTTGACACTGAAAGTTCTGTGGTGAAAACTACACAGAATCAGGGACAGaatcaacagcagcagcagcagaggtTTATGCCACTGACCTCCATTTGTTTTCCTGACTCACTTCTCCAAGATGAGGATCGATCATTTTTTCCAGCAATGGAGGACATGTTTTGTTCTGAGGACTACAAACCAAGCTGTGCTGGTGTAGGAGGTACAGGACAGGGAGATCAGGATATTGTGTCTGAAGCACGGGTAAATGTTCAAGATGGAATAGAGTCAGTTAAGGCAGGTGGAGGGGCAGGTGGATATGATATGATGGGCCACCATGGTGACCAGGGTTATGGGCAGTACTGTCACAGTCTTTCTGAATCTGACAGTGGAACCATGCATCTAGATTTGGACTCATTGAAAACTCATGAACTCCCATCTACTGTGAATACAGAGCAACTGGGCCTGATTCAGTCTCAGGCACCAGGCATGGGAATGGGTGTAACAGGGTCTAATGTAGATGGAACAGGAACCAAAATTATGGGAAATTCTGGCGTAGGCAGTGTATCTGGTACAGGTGGGCTGATCTCGCCCATCTTCTGTTCCTCTAGACCTAAAAAACTGCTGAAGACCAGCTCCTTCCACCTTCTTAAACAGCGGAGGGACCCCAATGCCCAGCCACAGTCAAAGAAAACCTATGCCCAAGAATATGAatttgaagatgatgaagataaagCTGATGTTCCTGCTGACATCCGACTGAACAGTAGGCGGCTCCCGGATTTGCTTCCTGATCTGGTGTCTAGCTGCAGAAAGTCCAGTGGTGGTTCAGGGGTTGGTGGGCTAAGTCCCCTAATGGGTGACTTGGACTTCTGCAACCCCTCAGGGTACTCATCACTTGGACCTCCTCCACAGCTCCTTCCCCATGATGGGCCAAAGAAGAGAGGTCGAAAGCCCACCAAGCCAAAAAGAGAAGGCCCTCCTAGGCCTAGGGGAAGACCTCGCATTCGTCCACTTCCAGAACCTCCTTATTGCAGGGGGCTGATGGGGCATGGTGCTGGGGAGAGCCGAAGGGGTCGTGGACGTGGAAGGGGGCGTGGCAGGAAAGATGATCTGATGTTGGAGATGCATAGAGACATTAACAAAGGACAAAATTACCAACAGCCTCACCAACAAGCACCCCATCtccatcaccaacaacaactaCAGCAGCAACATATACAACAGCAGCACTTACCGCAACATCATCTGCACCATCATTCACAGCCACAGCAGCACCTTCACCCACAGCAGCAACACATGCACCAACAGCAGcacctacatacacaacaccatCAGCACTTACATCAACAGCAAACACAAATCCAACAACAACATCAGCCTCAACAGCAGTACCAGGAGCCCATCAAACCTATTAAG ATAAAGCTTCCTCTTCCCTCCATGCCTTCATCTGAATCCCTCCTGAGGACAGACTCCTTATCGAGCACAGACCCAGTTCTGTCTGATGGCTCAGTGGGATCTGCACCATCTCTTGGTCTGAGTCCTGGACCCACGTCTGCACTGGACATGAACAGAACCGATCTGAACTGTGGTCAGGATAAGATGAAACAGAAGGACGAAGAG aCTGAGGACAAGCCATCAGAGCTGAAATCTGGCTTCATCACCTCCTTTCTGGACTTTCTAAAAACTGAGAAGAAGCCTCCGTCCGGACCGCTCCACTTGGACGGATCCAGCCCAGTAGATGAGCCCTCTGTGAAGGGAGGGATTCGTCCTttatcaccacctccacctccgCCCCCACCTCCAACTCCTCCACCTTtcggagagacagagggagaaggAGGTCTCGCGTTGAGCAATTGCCCTTCACCGTGCAAACGCCTAGACGAGGAACTCAAGAGAAACCTGGAGACACTGCCATCCTTCTCCTCCGACGAAGAAGATTCTGTGAGCAAGAACCAGGACCTCCAGAAGAGCATCTCCTCAGCCATCTCCGCCCTTTATGACACACCCCACAGCCTGGCTGCCCTTCCGCCCCCTCCCACACCATCTCCACCTGCTTCACAGGCTCCACCCCTAAATACACCTCCACCACCTGCTGATTCAGAGACTTTCCCAGAGCTCGAGACTCGCATGATGGCCCATGagcttcatacacacactgagatgaaCATGCAGGAGAGAGCACGTACTccagaggaggaagatgaaCCCATAGAGGACGAGGGACCGGAGGAGCTAGAGGAGGAGAGACTGCAGAAAGTAGACGATGATGAAGATGGAGGCGAAGAAGAGAATATAGTTCAGAGTGGAGGAGAGGACATGGAGAAAGAGGATGATGCTGAAGAGACAGAGGAGTTCTGTGTCACTGATGCTTCTAACGTTGATG ATTCTTCATCCGTTCCTCCTCTTGCTCCTGCACCACCGtctcctccatctctttctccctctcctcccacctcttcctctccatcacctcttcctcctcctcttctctctattccctctCCTCTTCCTGCACCAGAGGAGGACAGCCCACAGCcacaaccacaacaaccaccaccacctcagCCTCAGCCTTATCAAGCTCCACTGCTCCATCAGTCTCTCCCTCCGAGCCCTTCTCCTCCAGCTCTCCCCTccccatctcctcctcctccaacactccCTCCATCTGCCACTCCTCCACCATCCTCCTCCCCTCCCCTGCCCATGGAGTTACCCCACCCGTCACCTCCCTCGCCCCCAACCCCCGAGGATGCCCCCGTTCCTCAGATCACCTCCCTCCACCTGGCTAAGAAGCAGGACAACGCGGCCATCGCTGGAGAGAGCGAGGAGGAGGACAGCGAGAGTGGCGGTGAGGGCATTTtcagagagagggatgagtTTGTGGTTCGCACGGAGGACATCGGTACACTCAAG CTGGCTCTGCAGACAGGACGCGAGCCTCCTCCGATTTGGAGAGTGCAGAAAGCTCTGCTGCAGAAATTTGCACCTGAGATTAAGGATGGTCAGCGGCAGTTCTGTGCCACCAGCAAC TATCTGGGCTACTTCGGAGACGCCAAGATGAGATACCAGCGCCTGTACGTCAAGTTCCTGGAGAACGTGAACAAAAAGgattatgtgagagtgtgttctCGGAAACCTTGGCACAGAACCGGCGTTGCTCTCAG GCGCCAATCACTCGCTAAACCGCCGCCCACCATCCGCAGTCAAACTCCGCCACGTGTGGAacgagaggagagagaaaaggcgagagaaagagagagacaacgagagagagagcagcatgaacaaagagagagggagagggtgaaagagagagagagaaaagagagggagaaagagcgagagaaagaggcagaacagagggaaaaagaaaagcaagaaaaagagaaagaatgggaagtggaaagagagagggaggagagggagagggagaaacagcgggagaaggaaagagaaaaacaaaaagagaaggaacgagagaaagaaagagtgagggaaagagagaaacaacaagaaaaggagaaggaaaaagagcgagagcgagagaaacaaagagaaagggagcgtgaaaaagaaagacagaaggagaaagagaaggagagagagaaacaacaagaaaaggagagagaagaaaaagagagggagagagaacgggagagagaaaaggaaaaaaagctcCAAGAAAGGCAAAAtcaggagaagttggagaggaGAGGTGCAGTGGAGCgagggagagtgagggaggacaagagaggaggagcaggaggagagaagagagcagAGAAGGCCAGGAGCAGGACGGTGAAAGTGAAAGCGGAGCCTCCGCCtaaaaagaggaagaagtgGCTGAAGGAAGTTCCCTCTTCTGAGTCTGACTCCTCCCCCTCTGCCAGTGaggatgaag GCTCAGTGCGCAGTGTGATGAACAGTCGAGCTATGAGGGAGATGTTCCGCAGCTACGTGGAGATGTTGGTCAGCACAGCACTTGACCCTGACATGATCCAGGCGCTGGAGGACACCAACG ATGAGCTTTATCTCCCGCCCATGAGGAAGATCGACAGCATCCTGAACGAGCAGAAACGCAGACTGCTGAGGAGAGTCACCATGAACGCTCAGCACCAG gaagCTTTGCACATGTATCCTCAGATGAGTGCTGATGCTCTGGAGTCAGGCATGGTGAAAGTGCGACTTGGTGGAGAAGGATACAACCGCAAAACTCTCAACCGGGTTAAAAAGAGTCTGCCCAAGCAACAg gatctgaagctgtccacagAGATGTGTCGGATCTACAGCCTCTACCACTCGCTCCATCACTATAAATATCACACCTTTCTGCACTGCAAGAAGGAG ACGGACAGCATCGAGCAGGCGGCGGATGACCCCGGGCAGGAGGAGGTCGTTCAGCAGTGTATGGCTAACCAGAGCTGGCTGGAGACCCTCTTCAATTCCTTCATTGAACTGCTGACCCTTAGCAACAAGCTgtaa